GTGATCAAAGGCGAACCGGAGTAGCCCGGCTGGGTCGTCGCGTCGAGCGTCGTTCCGGAAGTGAGACTCGGCAGTTGAGTATTCAGATCGATTGTCGGCGGCCCGCCGCCGATGCTGAACGCGATCAGGTCAGGACCTGGATTATTGCTGGCTGCAAAGATCGCTCCGCGAAGGCTGCATATTCCTTCACCGCAGCCGCTAACGTCGTCATTTGTGGTGACAACATACGTTGCCATCGGTGCGGTCATCGCCACGGACGGCACTGCAGAACCTTCGTGCAAAATGACAAGGTCAGAAAGGGCGTCGCGGTTGAGCCGCATCGGAAGCAGATCGACGGGAACGGCGTTCGAGTCAAAGGTCACCACCTCGTCGGTCGATCGCGTTCCATTTGCATAAGAGGCTCCGCGCCTGAAAAGATGTATCTGACTGCCGACACGGTCGAGAACGGCGAGTTCGTCCCGTCCGGAATCCGAAATATGTACCCTTACAGCCCGCATTGCCGAGCCGCCGTAAACGGCCGCCTGAGCAAATCTGGCATCGCGAAAGACCTCTCGCGTCTGCCAACGTGAAAGCGGCTCTTCAGCAGAGGGCGAAATCGACATGATGAATCCGTCGCGGGCACGCTGAGTTGCGAACGAGGCAGCGGCATCATTTTCTCTCTTGTTCGGCGTGAATTCTTCTGATGCCGAATGGTCATTAATGTTGGATACCAACGCCGCTCCGCGTTTTATGTCCGACCTGCGGATCATATTTTCCTGATCGACGGCGTATTCCATCGTCGCCAAACGCATAGCCCGCGCACCGACAGGAATGAATTGTTCCAAAGCCTTGGCCGGCCTTGCAAGCTTCTTGACCTCGGCTCTCTTTGTCGGACGCGATAGCGTTTCTATCGCTCCGCTTGTTGTGACGAAAGCCAACACCTCGGAATTGTCGTGGCCGAAACGCCCGACGACCATACTTGCGATCTCGAACGGCATTTGCTTTGAATCGACGAGCGGACGAGGGCGTTCAAGCTGAACTTCCTTCAGTTTGTCCCACGGATAAGTGTGTCCGCGGCCGCGGATGATCGTCAGAATGTTCCCGCTTCCGATTGCGAGATCTCGGTACGAATCGCTGTCCAGATTTCCCGCTGTCATCGTTGTCGCCTGTGCGGGCAAGACGTACATTTCTGCCGGATTCTTGAACGCGCCTTCAGGATGTTCGAACACTAAAAGACGTGGCCCGTCTGGGGCCGCGACCGCGACGGCAAGGTCTGTCTGTCCGTCGGGGCGGCCGATCTCTCCGGCGAAGAGAGCCGTGACCGCACCGCCGACGTCTATTCGCATTGCAGGTGCGAAATTGCCTTTGCCGTCGCCGGCCGCGAAAAAGATCGATGACTCGCCAAAACGTGCGGCGATCACGTCGATATGACCATCGGCATTGAAATCACCCGACTCCAGAACGTCGGGTGCGGTCGGAATGACCGCCGCCATATGTGAGTAGATGAACGGATCTTCGGTGAAAGTATTCGATTCGCGTCGTTGTTGTGCGGCCGCCGAATTAGGAAATATGGAGTCAGGATTGCCTCGATAGACATGGATCGCACCGCCCGAATCCGCGACGATCAGATCGGGTGTGCCGTCAGAATTGACATCTCCTTTTGCCATAGAACGCGCCGGAGATCCCGCTGCTGCACCTTCAGGAAGCGTGATCGTGCGGCCGTCGTCGAAATTCATATACGGATTGCCGCGTTCGCGTGCCGAGATCGACGGGACGTCTTTAGGGTCGTCCGAGATCGATCCCGAGTGAGCAGATGTTCCCGAAACGCGGTACGAATTGAACAACATTCCGGCTGCGACGATGCACGACACCAGAACAGCAAAAAACACACGTACACCTTTGGTTTTCTTGGTCATATTTTTTCCGATCGATGGCTGAATAGAATTGGGCTCTACAAATATCTGCGTCGGCTGCAGAAGTTTCATGCCAACTTTTTTTCGGTTCGTATTGAAAAACGGTAAAATTGGAAAACTAATGGCAAATGTTGGCGGCAATCTTAAAGCGGAACAGGACCGCGAGGTCTCTGACGGCATTACGCGGTTTCTAAAGGATTGGAGCGGGGGCGACGATGCGGCGAAAGAGCGTCTGATGGGGATCGTCTATGAAGATCTCAGAAATCGGGCGCGGCACTTAATGTCAAAAGAGAGAGCAGATCACACTCTTCAGCCGACGGCACTTGTGCACGAGGCGATAATGCGCCTAGGGGAGGCGGAAGGTTTGAAATGGGACGACCGCGGACATTTCTTCGGCATCTTTACGCGGATAATGCGACAGGTCCTGGTCGATCACGCCCGCGCCCACGTCGCCATCAAGCGAGGGAACTCGAATCAGCACGTTTCGACGGACGAAATAGAGATCGCAGAAGACGAGAGCATTAAGACCGTCGTTGAGGTCGACGGTGCTTTGGAAAAGCTTGAGGCTATAGATGAACGGCAGGCAATGATCGTGGAAATGCGGTTTTTCGGCGGACTTTCAATCCCCGAGATCGCTGAAACGCTCGGCATCAGCGAAAGAACCGTCGCCCGCGAGTGGGGATCGGCTCGCTTATGGCTGAAACGCGAGCTGGGGTGATCCTGAGAATGATGTGTCATGATTTTTCCTCGCTCTTCGCATCTTCATAATAGGGATACTTCGCCATAAATGAACGCGAGCAATTGGAGCATTGTAAAAGAACTGGTCAGTGACCTTCTTGATGTTGAACCGGGTTCCAGAGCGTCACACCTCGATGGATTAGGTCTCGAACCCGACATCCGTCGAGAAGTTGAAGAGCTGCTTGCATTCGATGGCCGAGGCTTGGCGGTCATCGATTCTTCGGCGTTTGAATTGACGACCAAGGTGCTCGCGGAAAGCACCCATTTCGCAGACCGATCGACCGGGCAGGCGGTCGGCCCGTACACGATCGTGGGCGAGTTGGGCCTCGGCGGTATGGGAGCCGTCTACCTCGCCGAACGAAGCGACGGCAAGTTCGAACAGCAGGTAGCTCTCAAACTGCTGAAACGTGAACTGAACACGAAAAAGACCCGCGAGATGTTCCGCCGCGAGGTCGAGATACTCTCTCAATTGAATCATCCGAACATCGCGAGGCTGATCGATATCGGCACGACCGATGACGGTATTCCCTATATCGTCATGGAATACGTTGACGGGATCCCGATCGACAGATACTGCCGTGAAAATGGGCTTGGACTCATTCAGCGGCTGAAGCTGTTCAATAAGGCCTGTTCGACGGTCGCGTTTGCCCACAAGAATTTGATCGTTCATCGCGATATCAAACCGACAAACATTTTGGTCAACGGCTCGGGCGAGCCAGTTCTCTTGGATTTCGGCATCTCCAAGATGATCGCGGGTGTTGATCCAAAACCTGGCGAGACCACATTCATTGGGGCTCTGACCCCCGAATATGCCAGCCCCGAACAGGCTCGCAACGAACCCGTGACAACAGCGGCCGATATTTACAGCCTCGGGGTTGTCCTATACAAGCTTCTGGCCGGAACATTGCCGGATCGTAAAAATGACGGCGGGAACAAAGACACTAGCGGGGTAGAATTAAGACCGCCAAGTTTGGCGAAATTTCCTTTCGCTCATCCTATTCAGCCGAGCCAGGTCGCGGGTGACCTTGACAATATCGTTGCAAAGGCCATTCGGGACGATCCGCAGGAAAGGTACGAGACCGTTCAGCAGTTTGAGGATGACATTTGGCGATACATTGACGGCGAGCCGGTTTCCGCGAGGCCCGCAACGCTCTTGTACAGAACAATAAGATTCGTGCAGCGGCATCGGATATCGGCCGCGGCCGCTATTATCGTCCTGCTCAGTCTGATCACGGGAACCGGCCTCGCATTGTGGCAGGCTGATGTAGCGCAGGCACATGCGGCGGCCGCGGAGACCGAAAGCGAAAAGGCGAGAACCGAGCAGGAAAAAGCTGAGAAGATCAGCGGCTTTATGGCCAAGATCATCTCCTACGGCAATCCGGCGTGGTATGGCGAAGGGCATCGTTTCGGGGGTGATGCG
This sequence is a window from Acidobacteriota bacterium. Protein-coding genes within it:
- a CDS encoding sigma-70 family RNA polymerase sigma factor is translated as MANVGGNLKAEQDREVSDGITRFLKDWSGGDDAAKERLMGIVYEDLRNRARHLMSKERADHTLQPTALVHEAIMRLGEAEGLKWDDRGHFFGIFTRIMRQVLVDHARAHVAIKRGNSNQHVSTDEIEIAEDESIKTVVEVDGALEKLEAIDERQAMIVEMRFFGGLSIPEIAETLGISERTVAREWGSARLWLKRELG
- a CDS encoding serine/threonine protein kinase; this translates as MNASNWSIVKELVSDLLDVEPGSRASHLDGLGLEPDIRREVEELLAFDGRGLAVIDSSAFELTTKVLAESTHFADRSTGQAVGPYTIVGELGLGGMGAVYLAERSDGKFEQQVALKLLKRELNTKKTREMFRREVEILSQLNHPNIARLIDIGTTDDGIPYIVMEYVDGIPIDRYCRENGLGLIQRLKLFNKACSTVAFAHKNLIVHRDIKPTNILVNGSGEPVLLDFGISKMIAGVDPKPGETTFIGALTPEYASPEQARNEPVTTAADIYSLGVVLYKLLAGTLPDRKNDGGNKDTSGVELRPPSLAKFPFAHPIQPSQVAGDLDNIVAKAIRDDPQERYETVQQFEDDIWRYIDGEPVSARPATLLYRTIRFVQRHRISAAAAIIVLLSLITGTGLALWQADVAQAHAAAAETESEKARTEQEKAEKISGFMAKIISYGNPAWYGEGHRFGGDARVIDALYDLSDKIDVEFAGQTDIQAELHHKFAEVFAMAAKSPLTLTDPERLMKKYRFHAIRALELRKQYYGDWHELVAKDIFYSYAITSVTEFEMGQKLDRAIRMMRATNPKNLNLPYMLEGYAARLVNPELERFHQPFVAAVTPATDENNFQVGERYLREALILFRLHYKEENYAIIANTCMLAHALAKQEKWDVIDEPLAICRRGYVDSDPLSSFRGIVEETERLSRNRDN